CCGTCCACCGCCGCGGATCCGCCGATGTCCCTGGAGTCCACCCGCACTTCACCGCCGACCGGGAGACCGAGGTCGGCGGTGGCGACGCCGGTGGCCGTCAGCCGGATGTAGTACGTGCCCGGCAGCGGGTCATCGGCCCACGGCTCCGACCAGGCGCGGACCGTGCGCAGCACGCAGGCCAGTTCCACGGAGGAGACGTCCGCCGCCGCGGTGCGCGTCTGCGCCCCGTACTGGCAGGCCTGGCGGCGGCGCAGACCGTCGTAGACGTCGATCTGCCAGGTCTGGGGCGCGTGGGTCTGCGGGAGCTTCACCGTCGCCTTGACCGTGGGGCGCTGCCCGGTGTCCGAGGGGAACGACCAGTACAGGTAGTCGCCGGTGGAGCCGCTCGCCGTGGCCGACTGCCCCTGCTCGATCTCCGTCGCCGTACGGAACGACGTACCCGCCTGCGTGGGTGCCGACGAGTCGTTCTGCGACGGACTCGGCGAGGCGTCGGCCGCCGCCGGAGCGGCCGCGAGGCCCAGGGTCAGCAATGCCGCGCTCAACGCTTCTATCACTCGCATCAGTTGGTCCTCCAGACCGCGACCCGCCAGCGCGACAGCCAGCCCCAGACGAGACCGGCGAGGAAGCCGGTGAGGATCAGCACGCCGAGCAGCCACCAGCCGCGGCCGAGGCCGAAGGCGGCCACATCGCCCGCCTGGCTCGGGGCGTCCACGACGTCCACCGTCAGCTCCAGCGGCAGACCGGGCGTGGCCTTCACGCCGGAGGCCGCCGAGAAGGAGTGCGAGACGGCGAGGCAGACCGCCTCGGCGGGAGCGTCCTCGTCGTCGCTGTCGGCCTTCGGATAGCGCAGGCCCGTCGAGATCACGTCGGTACGGCCGTTGCCCGCCGCCTCGCCGCGCACGATCTCGCGGCCCTTCGAGGTGATGGCCCGCACGAGCACGCCGTAGCCGGGGTTCACGGCCCGGTCCGCCGCGACGCTCACCGAGGCGCGCAGCTCCTGGCCCGGCCGCACGTCCACCCGGTACCAGCGCTGCTGCCCGAACTCCTCCCGGTCGGTGTACAGGCCCGACTTCAGCGTCGGCGCCCCCGCACACCGGTCGGCGCCCTCCGCCGGTACCGGCGTCACCACCGGGTCGGCCGCCCGGTCCACCAACTGGTTGACCCGGTCGGTCAGTTCGTCCTGGTGCTCGACCGAGGTGTAGGTGCCGCCGGTGGCCTCGGCGATGCAGCTCAGCTGCCGGCTCAGCTTGGCGGTGGGCACCAGGCCCAGGGTGTCGATGGTCAGACCGATGCCCTTGGCCGCTATCTCACGGGCCACCTCGCACGGGTCGAGCGGGGCGCAGGTGTCCTCGCCGTCGCTGATCAGCACGATGCGCTTGGAGCCGTCGCCGCCGTCCAGGTCGCCGGCCGCCTTCAGCAGGGCCGGGCCGATCGGCGTCCAGCCCGTCGGGGTGAGGGTGGCGACGGCCGTCTTGGCCTCGGTGCGGTCGAGCGGGCCGACCGGGTAGAGCTGCGCGGTGTCCTTGCAGCCCGTCTTCCGGTCGTCCCCCGGGTAGTTCGCGCCGAGGGTGCGGATGCCGAGTTCGACCTCCTCGGGCGTCGCGTCGAGCACCTCGTTGAACGCCTGCTTCGCGGCGGCCATCCGCGACTGGCCGTCGATGTCCCGGGCCCGCATCGAGCCGCTCACATCGAGGACGAGGTCGACCTTGGGGGCGTCCTGGCCCGTGGGTTCACCGGCGGCCGCTCCGGCCGGGAAGGCGAGCCCGGCCGTCAGCGCGGCGAGCAGGGCACAGACCCCTGCCACCAGCCGTGTTCTTGTGATCATCGCCGGATCCTATTGATCACCCGGCTCCGGCTCCAAAACGGGGCTCACAGAAGCGGATTGGGCAGTTGCGCCCACTGGTCCCCGGGCGTTCGCGGCGAGAGCCGCATCAGCGTCAGCGCCTTCGTGGGCAGGGGATCCGCACGCAGGGCCGCGAGGTCGGGGGTGCGCGGCAGGTCCCGTACGGCCGTCTCCAGCGCCGCTCCGAGCGCCGGGCCCGACCCCGCCGTGCCGGCCAGCGCACCCGCCACGAGCGAGCCGAACAGCTTGCGACGCAGCGCGCGTTCGTCGTCCGTGACCATACGGGCGGGCAGGTCGGGCACCTTGATGCCGTGCCGGGCCAGGCGAACCGGGCTGACGCGGATGTCGGCCAGGTCGCGGTAGACCAGCCGCAGCGGATCACCCGCCGCCGAGAGAACCACCAGGAGGTTCTGGCCGTGCGCCTCCAGGGCCACGCCCAGCTCCAGCAGCCGCAGCCCGACGGTGAGGGTGAGACGCGCGAAGCCGGACAGCCAGGCCGGGGAGCGGGGGAGACCGGTGGTGGCGAGCGCGGCCACCGGCAGGACCCGTTCGCCGCTGCCCGCGTACGTCTGCGGCGACTCCCGCAGGACCGCCGCGAAGTCGGGGGAGCCGGCCGCCGCCGCGCCCAGGGTGCGGGTGACGTGCAACAGGCCGTCCGTGCGCGCCGCCGGTGTCGCGGCGAAGTCCGACAGGACCGCCGACGCGGCCACCGAGGGCAGGGAGATGTCCCGCACCGAGGACGTCAGCCGGGCGCTCAGCGAGGTCTTCACATGCGGCCCGCCGGGCAGGGCCAGCGTCCGCAGGGACATCAGCGGATGCGCGGGGCGCCGCTCCTCGCACGCCCGCTTCAGCACATGCGCCGCCTGCCACGGATGCACCGGCAGCATCACCCGCCCCCCGTCCCGCAGCTCGCCCGGCCACACCCCCGTGACCAGGCACTCCTGCGCCGGGACCGGCACCAGCCCGAGCTCCACGACCGGCCGGTG
This is a stretch of genomic DNA from Streptomyces hawaiiensis. It encodes these proteins:
- a CDS encoding VWA domain-containing protein, whose translation is MITRTRLVAGVCALLAALTAGLAFPAGAAAGEPTGQDAPKVDLVLDVSGSMRARDIDGQSRMAAAKQAFNEVLDATPEEVELGIRTLGANYPGDDRKTGCKDTAQLYPVGPLDRTEAKTAVATLTPTGWTPIGPALLKAAGDLDGGDGSKRIVLISDGEDTCAPLDPCEVAREIAAKGIGLTIDTLGLVPTAKLSRQLSCIAEATGGTYTSVEHQDELTDRVNQLVDRAADPVVTPVPAEGADRCAGAPTLKSGLYTDREEFGQQRWYRVDVRPGQELRASVSVAADRAVNPGYGVLVRAITSKGREIVRGEAAGNGRTDVISTGLRYPKADSDDEDAPAEAVCLAVSHSFSAASGVKATPGLPLELTVDVVDAPSQAGDVAAFGLGRGWWLLGVLILTGFLAGLVWGWLSRWRVAVWRTN
- a CDS encoding IucA/IucC family protein; its protein translation is MHRPPSAETEVADELSVVRPGLLARYEAELPGARAAVLSRLWRGLAHDPLPWVTRRERGRDGLTLSLSDGRRLHGPRPDPYATGAYVTVVRLGEAAYADPARLMTDLAVAHSASFASELGHSVASLALSRAGQDAGRGDWPESDWAWEQRIVDGHPFHPTCRSRPGFSVAEQLAYGPEHRPVVELGLVPVPAQECLVTGVWPGELRDGGRVMLPVHPWQAAHVLKRACEERRPAHPLMSLRTLALPGGPHVKTSLSARLTSSVRDISLPSVAASAVLSDFAATPAARTDGLLHVTRTLGAAAAGSPDFAAVLRESPQTYAGSGERVLPVAALATTGLPRSPAWLSGFARLTLTVGLRLLELGVALEAHGQNLLVVLSAAGDPLRLVYRDLADIRVSPVRLARHGIKVPDLPARMVTDDERALRRKLFGSLVAGALAGTAGSGPALGAALETAVRDLPRTPDLAALRADPLPTKALTLMRLSPRTPGDQWAQLPNPLL